The nucleotide sequence AAGAGGCAGAGATATATTTGGAGAAGAAGAGAGAGGAGTTTATTGATAAGTGGGGATTCGACCCTGTGCCTGATGAACCTTTACCACCAAAAGGAACATTAGGATTTAGAGTTCAAGGATATGGAATGGATAAGTGGGAAGATTTATTCAATGCAAGGCAGAAATTGGCATTGATTACTTTTATGGATAAGATTAGAGAAGCTTATTATAAAATTTTGGAAGAATTAAAGGATAGAGAGAATATTGAAGATAAGGAAGATTATGCTAAAGCAATTGTTACATATTTGGCTTTTGGACTGGATAGATTAGCAGATTACAATTCTAATTTAACAGTTTGGGCAGTTGCGGGAGAATTTATTGCACATACTTTTGGAAGACAAGCATTACCTATGGTGTGGGACTATTTTGAACTTAATCCTTGGAGTTCTGCTACTGGTGATTGGAATTCTGCGATGGATTGGATAATCTCTGTCTTAGAACATCTCTCTCAAATTTCACCAACAGAAAATAATTCCATACCAAAAGTAACCCATTCATCAGCAATATCTCTTCCATACCCTGATAATTTCTTTGATGCTGTTTTTACAGACCCTCCATATTATGACAATGTTCCCTATTCCTATCTCTCTGACTTCTTCTACGTTTGGTTAAAAAGAACCATTGGAGATTTATACCCAGATTTATTCTCAACTCCACTAACACCAAAATCTCAAGAAATTGTTGCCTATACTCACAACAAATCATGGGAAGATGCAAAAAAATTCTTTGAAGAAAACCTAAAAAAGGCATTCAAGGAAATTTATAGAGTATTAAAACCAAATGGAATAGCAGTTATTGTCTATGCACATAAAACAACAGAAGGATGGGAGACAATTATAAATGCTCTCTTAGAATCTGGCTTAGTTATTACAGCAAGTTATCCAATACACACTGAAATGAAAGCTCGACTAAGAGCAAAGGAATCAGCCGCATTGGCATCATCAATCTACATTGTAGCAAGAAAGATGCAAAAAGAAGAAATTGGCTGGCTAAATGAAGTTAAAGAAGAAATTAAAAAGCACTTACACAAAAAACTTGACAAACTTTGGGAGGAGGGAATTGGAGGGGCTGACTTCTTCATCTCTGCAATTGGTTCTGCAATTGAAATCTTTGGAAGATACAACAAAATCATGGACTATGAAGGAAATGAGATAAAAGGAGATAAACTCCTTGAATATGTTAGAGAGATTGTAACTGACTATGCAGTTAAACAAATCATCCACAATGGCTTTGCAGATGAACTCTCTCCATTGTCAAGATTCTATCTCCTCTACAGATGGAGTTATGGTACATCAAAAGTCATATTTGATGAGGCAAGAAAATTAGCTCAGAGTGTTGGCTTAAACTTAGAAAAAGAATGGAACAAAGGATTCATAAAGAAAGATAAAGAATACATCTACCTCTTAGGACCTCATGAAAGAAAGTTGGAAGAGTTGAAAGAACCAAAAGATTTAGTTGATGTTTTACACAAAGTTTTAAAACTCTGGGAGAAGGGAGATAGGGAAGGCATAATAAAAACTCTCCAAGAAACAAACTACTTAAAAGACAGTTTCTTCAAATTTGCCCAAGCAATATCTGAAACTCTACCAAAAGACAGCAAAGAGAAAAAACTACTCGATGGATTCTTAGTTGGTAGGGAAAACATCATAAAATCAGCAAAGGATGAAAAACTTGATAAATGGATTAAATAATATTAATATTGGTTATACTATGGACGAAATGTTAGTAATATTTCTTTTATTATTTGGTATTCTCATAATAGGTTGTATTGTCTGTCATTCCAATACGCAAGTATCACAAATTCAAGTTGAACCAATATACTATAACATAACTCTAAATGCCACTTCAAAAGAGGACTTAGAAGAAATAAAATGCCATTTAAACAATATTGAAAATCAGTTGATGGTTATAAATCATAAAATAGACACAATAAACACAACTGTAATTAACATCCAAAAAACTACAAATTACTACTTTGGATGTATTCTTACAATAAATGCTTATTTAGCACTTGAGATAATATTAAAAACTGTATTTAATGTTAGTATAACTGCAAAAATTGCTGAAATAATAAAACTAAAAATTTTAATTCCGATACGTAAAAAAATTTCTAAAAAGAAAGATTAATTTTGTTATAAAACTCTGGTGGGGATTATAAATGAAGTTCTACAATAGAGAAAAAGAATTACATTATCTAAAAACCTATGTCCAATTAGAACCAAACTCTATCTTATTCGTTTACGGCCCTAAATCTTCTGGAAAAACTACGGTAATGCTTAGAGTTATTGAAGAATTATCAAAAAGAGATGATTTGGTATTTTTTTACTACGATTTGAGAAAATATGCAACACCAACAAAGGAAGAATTTTTAAACATATTCTTTGAAAAAGGAGATAAAAAATACTTATTGAATAAGTTAGAGATTAACTTAAAAATATTTAAGTTAGGAATTGAAGAGAATTTTGACTTTAATAACTTATCTTTAAATGATGTCTTTGCTAAAATAAATGAGAGCATAAACGCAGTTATTAAAGATGGAAAAAAACCAGTTTTAATTATAGATGAATTGCAGAAGTTAAAAAATATCTACTTTAACGGAGATGGAAAAGAAGGTAAATCACTATTAAATGAACTATTTAACTTATTTGTGCATTTAACTAAAGTAAGGCATCTATGCCATGTTATCTGCTTAACATCAGATACTTTATTTATTGAAGAGATTTACCGTAACTCAACCTTAAAAAATACTTCCGAATATTATCTAATTGATTGGTTAAGAAAAGGAACTATAAGGAATATTTTAAAAGAAGAAGGTTTTAGTGAAGAAGAGATTAATTATGCTTTGAATTATCTATCTTTACCTTATGAAATCTCCCAGTTGATAAATAATAAAAAACTTGGCTTATCTGTTGAAGAAACTATAAAACAATGGATTAATGTTGAATCAGATGGTTTAAAATATCTAATTGACACTTCCGATTTAAATGAAGAAGAGATTTATAAAGTCCTTTCTAAATTTAGGAATGAAATAAAAATTGACTATAAAAAAGACGTTAAAAAAGAAGAGATGAAGTATATAAAATTTTTAATTGAGAATGAGATTTTGTTCTATGATGTTATAAATGGAATTATTAAGCCGACTTCGATAATTGAGTGGCATGCTATAAGAGAAATCATTTAGATTTACACCTCCGAGCGTTAGCGAGGAGGTGTTAGGGGATATAGCAATAGGGGGTGTCCCCCTATGCTTATAAAGCCAACTTCGATAATTGAATGGTGTGCCATTAAAAAAGTTTTAAAATGATATATTCTGAATACAAATTAAAAGAGGGGGAATTATGAAACCGTTCCACTTAATTGCAGTTCCACACAGAGACATCTTGAAAGGAAGACTAACAATGGACACATTTGCCGCTGATTTGTGGGAGGTCTATCAAAACAGAGGAGCTGAGGACTACAGAGACCCAGAACTATTCTTCAAAAAAACCTACTTAACTTCTGGATTAAAATCTCTAATAAAAATTGCTTCAAAGAGATTGAGAGGAGAAGGAGGAGACCCAATAATACAGATACAAACACCATTTGGGGGAGGAAAAACACATTCATTAATAGCCCTCTATCACACATTCAAAAATCCAGAAATTGCTAAAAAATACATAGAAGGAATAGAACCAATAAAAGCAAAGGTTATTACAATTGTTGGAACTGCAATAACTCCAGAGAAAGAAGATGACAAAATAACAGGAACTCTATGGGGAGAGATTGAAAGACAGCTTGAAGGAGATATAAAAACCCTAAACTCACCAATATCTCCAGGAAGAGAGAAGTTGAGAGCGTTGCTAAAAAAGCATGAACCAGTTTTAATCTTAATGGATGAGGTTTTAGCGTATGTAGTGAAGGCAAGAGGAATCAAAGTTGGAGACACAAACTTAGCATCCCAAACAATTGCATTCCTTCAAGAGCTAACTGAGACAGTTAAATCTCTTAGCAATACCCTTCTTGTCATGACCCTACCAGCAAGTGTTCTTGAATATGCAGATGAAGAAGTTGCAGAAGAACTATTAACAAAACTTCAAAAAGTTGCTGGAAGAGTAGAGAAAATCTACACTCCAGTAGCTGGAGAAGAAATCTATGAGGTTATAAGGAGAAGATTATTTCAAAGAATAGATGAGGAAGAAGTAAAGAATATTGTAGATGAGTTTATTGACTACTATGAAAGAGAGGGCATTTTAATAAACAAATCCCAATACAGAGAAAAGATGATAAAAAGCTATCCGTTCCATCCTGAAGTTATTGACTTATTGCATCATAGATGGGGAAGTATTCCAACATTCCAAAGAACAAGAGGAGTTTTAAGAATCCTTTCCCTTGTTATTTATAAGCTGAGAGATTCACCAATCCCATTAATAAGACCATGTGATTTTGATTTAAGTTTTGGAGAGTTGGCAGAGGAGTTAATAAAGCATATTGGAAAAGAATACGAAAGTGTCTTATCAGCCGATATAACTGCAACAGACTCAAATGCAAAGAAAGTGGATGAATCACTTGGAGATGCATATAAAGGATTAAAGCTTGGAACTAAAGTAGCAACAACAATCTTTCTCTACTCATTTTCAGGAGGGGAAATTAAAGGCATATCTCTTGGAGAGCTAAAACTAACCTGTTCAGATATCAATGTTCCTTCAAGCATTATATCTGATGTTGTTAATGCTCTTGAAGATAATCTCTACTATTTATGGAAAGAAAATGGAAGATATCTCTTTAAAAATCAGCCAAATCTAAACAAGACAGTGATTACAAAAATGACAGAGATTGAAATGAAACAATTGGAGGAAGAGATTAAAACCCTACTCAAAAAATACCTTGGGAAGAAACTGCTAACCTATATTTATCCAAAAAACTCAAGAGATATTCCAGATACAGAAGAATTTAAGCTTGTAATTCTTCCAACAAATGATAAGGACTTTGTAAAAGAAATAATTCAAAATTACGGAAATAATCCAAGAGTAAATAAAAACACTCTCTTCTTCCTATGCCCAATGGAATCAGAAAGACACAACTTCGAGAGATTTTTAAGAGAAAAATTGGCATGGGAGAGTATTGCAAAAGATAAACATATTGTTTTAACTGACCAGCAGAAAAAAGAGGTTAAAGAAAAGATTGAAAAATTAAAGAAGGATGAAAAAGACAAGTTAAGATACTTCTATAGAATAATCTATCTTCCTGGAAAAGATATTAAGGAGATAGACCTTGGAATCCCAACTTATGGACTCAAAAAAACAATAACAGAGGAGATTTTTGACAGGTTAAGAGAAGAAAAAGAGATTGTAGAAAAATTAGCTCCAATATTAATTTTAAATAAATATCTTGCAAACAAAGATTATCTCCCAATAAAACAGCTCTACAAAGCCCTTTTAACAACTCCAGGAGAACCAAGAATATCAAAAACTAACTTTATAAAATCCATTGAGGAGGGAGTAAAAAATGGCTACTTTGGCTTTGGAATTTTAAAAGATGGAGAAGTTGAATGCATTAAAATAAAAGCAACTCCTAAGATAGAGTTTGAAGACTATGAAGTTATAATAAAAAAAGAACTATGTGAAAAGAAAGAACCTCAAGTGGAAGAGAAAAAAACTTCTTCTGAAGAAAAACAAAAACCTGAAAAAACTGATACAAAAATAACAGAAACAAAAACAGAAGATAAAAAAGAAGAAACCATTCAAGATATTAAAGAAGACAAAATTAAAAAGCCACGAGAAATCTCTGAATATATGGGACCTACTATAAATGAACTAACTCTTGAAGTAAAAATCCCAAGAGGAAAGCTTTCTGAGTTCTATAGATATGTTATGAGAAACTTAGAAAATGTATTTGATGACATAGAGATAACAATTAAAATAAAAGCAACTAACGGAAATCTAAAAAAATCTGACTATGAACTAAAAATAAAAGAAACTCTCAACCAAATCAATGCAGAAGTGTTAAAAGAAGATATAAAATAATCTAAAGCTTAAAACCTATTTTTTATACTTGATTTAACTCTCTATTCTTTTGTGTATTGAAAAGTTAAATTTAGCCTTTCATTTAAACTAAATATGAGAGAGCTACTGGCAAAACTAACTTTTTATACATAACGCCACAAAATTTTTATTCAAGTTTTTTAGAGTTATTGTAAAAACTTTTTTATTGGTGATGACATGGAAAAGGTTTTAGAGATGGACGATTGGAAAGCTTATAAAATTCCCCATACAGTTGAAATTGAAAATGATGTTGAAAAAACAAAAACATTAATAATTGAGTTTGAAAATAAGAGGAGGGTTTTATCAACAAGAGAGGGATTTAAAGAGGTAAAATACGTTGGAAATCATTCAATCCCAGTCCCATTTTGGGATAAAGTTCATAACTATAAAGATTACGAAAATCAGGTTTTAAATAAAATTGGTATTAAAAAAGAGGATATAGCATTGTTATCAACGGGAGCTAGTATGGATAACTTGGCAGTTGCAAAGGAAGAATTTGATGAGTTTTATGTTGTTGCTCTAACTACTGCTGGAGCTAAGCATAATGCGATAAGGTTGGGGGATGAAGAAGCTGATTATATTGAAAAGGATTTCAAGACATATAAAATAGTTGATGGAAAGCTAATACCAAAAGAAGAAGTCGGGACAGTTAATATCATCTTAATAACAAATGCAAATCTAACTGATGGAGCCATGGCAAGAGCAATAATAACAATAACTGAAGCAAAAACAAATGCCTTTCAAGAATTAAATATAAGAAGCACAAAACATCCAGAGCTTTTAGCTACTGGAACTGGAACAGATAACATGGTAGTTGTTAAAGGATTTGGCAGGGGAGTTGATTATACTGGAGGGCATACAAAGATAGGAGAGATGATAGCAAAAGCAGTTAAAAGAAGCGTAATTGAAGCTTTAATAAAACAGGATAAGATAAAAATATAAAATTTTAATATTGTTCCCCATAATTACTCTATTATAGTTTTTTATAAATTATTAAAATTTTAAAGCTTCTCCTCTATCATTCCTTCGATTTCTAAATATTTCTTTCTTAATTTTTCCTTCGTTTCTTCATCTGCCTTCCACATTCCTCTCTCTATTGCCTCTAATAACCTTTCAGTTATATTTAATAAGGCATAAGGGTTATTTTCTTTAAAGAACTTCTCCATCTCTTTATCAAAAACATACTTCTCAGCAATTTTTTGATACATCCAGTCATCTATTATGTTTGAGGTTGCATCCCATTGGAACATGTGGTCAATATACTTTGAGAAATCACTTGCCCCTTTGTATCCATGCTTCTTCATCCCTTCAATCCACTTTGGATTCATTATCTTTGTTCTAAATATTTGCTTTCCCTCCTCCTTCAAATGTTTTGTTTTTATCTTATTTGGATTTGAGGTGTCTCCAATATAGCTTTTTGGTTGCTTACCAGAGTAGTAAGTTACAGCCGCAATCATCCCACCATGATAACTGTTGAAGTCATCTCCCTCAAAAATATCCCATTCTTGGCTATCTTCATTTTTAACGGTTAGTTCAATTTTTGAAAGCCTTTTAATAAATTCTTCCTTTGCCTCAATACCATAAATATTTTTTCCATAAACATAACCTCCCCATTCAACATAAACCTTTGCCAAATCCTCCAATGATTCCCAATTCCTCTCAGTCAATAAATCAGCAATTCCAGCCCCATAACATCCTGGTTTGCATCCGAATATTCTATATAAACTTGTTTCCCTTGCTATTTTCTCATCAATACCCTTCTTTATCTTTTCTTCAACCTCCTCTTTATAATGTTTTTTTACAAAATTCATTTCATCTGGTTCATCTAAGTTGGCAACCATTCTTATTGCCTCATCTATAAGCTCAACAACGTTTGGGAAAGTGTCTCTAAATAATCCACTAACTCTTAAGGTTACATCAATTCTTGGCCTTCCTAATTCTTCCAATGGAATAACCTCTATACCAACAACTCTTCCCATCTTATTCCAAACTGGTTTAACTCCCAATAAATACAAAATCTCTCCAATATCATCCCCTTTTGTCCTCATTGTAGGAGAGCCCCATACGATAATTCCGATGTATTCC is from Methanocaldococcus bathoardescens and encodes:
- a CDS encoding DUF1156 domain-containing protein, with the translated sequence MEEFPIKRAFIEEVFPVKEVSEESAKEKNIRHGHISTLHIWWARRPLASSRTTSYASLIEYSEEKEDDIKDFIKDLAKWENSTNSAIIKRAREDIKKSLGYVPRVLDPFSGGGAIPLECLRLGCEVYANDYNPVAVLILKAVLEYPQKYGRKKSIETMENKDSYEDTKKWKSILKYDTDDKNPLLEDVKKWGNYVLEEAKKEIGRFYPVDEDGSIPVGYIWARTVPCQNPSCNAEIPLMRQFWLAKKSNKKVALYPYVEDGEAKFKIVGDGYEKMPDDFDPSKGTVKRAIVTCPVCGSVIDAKTLRNLFKEGKSGERLVAVVLHNPKERGKKYRVATEMDVEIFKEAEIYLEKKREEFIDKWGFDPVPDEPLPPKGTLGFRVQGYGMDKWEDLFNARQKLALITFMDKIREAYYKILEELKDRENIEDKEDYAKAIVTYLAFGLDRLADYNSNLTVWAVAGEFIAHTFGRQALPMVWDYFELNPWSSATGDWNSAMDWIISVLEHLSQISPTENNSIPKVTHSSAISLPYPDNFFDAVFTDPPYYDNVPYSYLSDFFYVWLKRTIGDLYPDLFSTPLTPKSQEIVAYTHNKSWEDAKKFFEENLKKAFKEIYRVLKPNGIAVIVYAHKTTEGWETIINALLESGLVITASYPIHTEMKARLRAKESAALASSIYIVARKMQKEEIGWLNEVKEEIKKHLHKKLDKLWEEGIGGADFFISAIGSAIEIFGRYNKIMDYEGNEIKGDKLLEYVREIVTDYAVKQIIHNGFADELSPLSRFYLLYRWSYGTSKVIFDEARKLAQSVGLNLEKEWNKGFIKKDKEYIYLLGPHERKLEELKEPKDLVDVLHKVLKLWEKGDREGIIKTLQETNYLKDSFFKFAQAISETLPKDSKEKKLLDGFLVGRENIIKSAKDEKLDKWIK
- a CDS encoding ATP-binding protein; protein product: MKFYNREKELHYLKTYVQLEPNSILFVYGPKSSGKTTVMLRVIEELSKRDDLVFFYYDLRKYATPTKEEFLNIFFEKGDKKYLLNKLEINLKIFKLGIEENFDFNNLSLNDVFAKINESINAVIKDGKKPVLIIDELQKLKNIYFNGDGKEGKSLLNELFNLFVHLTKVRHLCHVICLTSDTLFIEEIYRNSTLKNTSEYYLIDWLRKGTIRNILKEEGFSEEEINYALNYLSLPYEISQLINNKKLGLSVEETIKQWINVESDGLKYLIDTSDLNEEEIYKVLSKFRNEIKIDYKKDVKKEEMKYIKFLIENEILFYDVINGIIKPTSIIEWHAIREII
- a CDS encoding ATP-binding protein, which translates into the protein MKPFHLIAVPHRDILKGRLTMDTFAADLWEVYQNRGAEDYRDPELFFKKTYLTSGLKSLIKIASKRLRGEGGDPIIQIQTPFGGGKTHSLIALYHTFKNPEIAKKYIEGIEPIKAKVITIVGTAITPEKEDDKITGTLWGEIERQLEGDIKTLNSPISPGREKLRALLKKHEPVLILMDEVLAYVVKARGIKVGDTNLASQTIAFLQELTETVKSLSNTLLVMTLPASVLEYADEEVAEELLTKLQKVAGRVEKIYTPVAGEEIYEVIRRRLFQRIDEEEVKNIVDEFIDYYEREGILINKSQYREKMIKSYPFHPEVIDLLHHRWGSIPTFQRTRGVLRILSLVIYKLRDSPIPLIRPCDFDLSFGELAEELIKHIGKEYESVLSADITATDSNAKKVDESLGDAYKGLKLGTKVATTIFLYSFSGGEIKGISLGELKLTCSDINVPSSIISDVVNALEDNLYYLWKENGRYLFKNQPNLNKTVITKMTEIEMKQLEEEIKTLLKKYLGKKLLTYIYPKNSRDIPDTEEFKLVILPTNDKDFVKEIIQNYGNNPRVNKNTLFFLCPMESERHNFERFLREKLAWESIAKDKHIVLTDQQKKEVKEKIEKLKKDEKDKLRYFYRIIYLPGKDIKEIDLGIPTYGLKKTITEEIFDRLREEKEIVEKLAPILILNKYLANKDYLPIKQLYKALLTTPGEPRISKTNFIKSIEEGVKNGYFGFGILKDGEVECIKIKATPKIEFEDYEVIIKKELCEKKEPQVEEKKTSSEEKQKPEKTDTKITETKTEDKKEETIQDIKEDKIKKPREISEYMGPTINELTLEVKIPRGKLSEFYRYVMRNLENVFDDIEITIKIKATNGNLKKSDYELKIKETLNQINAEVLKEDIK
- a CDS encoding adenosylcobinamide amidohydrolase, translated to MEKVLEMDDWKAYKIPHTVEIENDVEKTKTLIIEFENKRRVLSTREGFKEVKYVGNHSIPVPFWDKVHNYKDYENQVLNKIGIKKEDIALLSTGASMDNLAVAKEEFDEFYVVALTTAGAKHNAIRLGDEEADYIEKDFKTYKIVDGKLIPKEEVGTVNIILITNANLTDGAMARAIITITEAKTNAFQELNIRSTKHPELLATGTGTDNMVVVKGFGRGVDYTGGHTKIGEMIAKAVKRSVIEALIKQDKIKI